The following proteins are co-located in the Salvelinus namaycush isolate Seneca chromosome 31, SaNama_1.0, whole genome shotgun sequence genome:
- the LOC120025437 gene encoding zinc finger protein 696-like isoform X2: MLSNEAFQRQLSTIVEVLVAASVAEMGRLLDECSATVMPLKLVQQNEESILLKSRLQRANKINTRQFSSFMEMLGKTLLEKMAMLMNVIMVEKEKTATGMSAQRRVSRARGTEEGAPRGDSLHFHNYCTDAVSESAHQEEDDFNLQTSPASETQDNQRNTEPNSGRNGEDAQCGGEPTGGDNLHFHNDCTDPVSESAHQEEDDFNLQTLPASETQDNQRNTEPNLGRNGEDAQCGGEPTGDVVLLSEFDHQEEVHLNPQLSPSSDPEKQDSQPSNMEPNPGRIGEDVQNGDSLNTDQKSDAGDARAVKRPFICDSCGKYFNWRCTLKAHRNHHTKPFSCPQCGKGFGTKTGCNNHLLAVHSKDKPFKCTDCGKVFAMRNSLAKHRDFNPTLHTCTTCDKIVQWGTCAKTAQLQ, encoded by the exons ATGTTGAGTAACGAGGCTTTTCAGAGACAATTATCTACCATTGTCGAGGTATTAGTTGCAGCGTCAGTCGCGGAGATGGGCAGACTCCTCGATGAGTGCTCTGCTACTGTTATGCCTCTAAAGTTGGTCCAGCAGAATGAGGAAAGTATTTTGCTAAAGAGTAGGCTTCAACGTGCTAACAAAATCAATACA AGACAATTTTCATCATTCATGGAGATGTTGGGTAAAACATTGTTGGAAAAAATGGCAATGTTAATGAATGTGATCATGGTCGAAAAGGAGAAGACTGCCACAGGCATGAGCGCCCAGAGGCGTGTCAGTCGGGcaagggggacagaggaaggagcACCAAGAG GAGACAGTCTTCATTTCCACAACTACTGCACTGACGCCGTCTCTGAGAGTGCTCATCAAGAGGAGGATGACTTTAACCTCCAGACCTCACCTGCCTCAGAGACACAAGACAACCAGAGAAACACGGAGCCAAACTCAGGCAGGAATGGAGAAGATGCCCAGTGTGGAGGGGAACCTACTGGAG GAGACAATCTTCATTTCCACAATGACTGCACTGACCCCGTCTCTGAGAGTGCTCATCAAGAGGAGGATGACTTTAACCTCCAGACCTTACCTGCCTCAGAGACACAAGACAACCAGAGAAACACGGAGCCAAACTTAGGCAGGAATGGAGAAGATGCCCAGTGTGGAGGGGAACCTACTGGAG ATGTCGTATTGCTCTCTGAATTTGATCATCAAGAGGAAGTTCACCTTAATCCCCAGCTCTCACCTTCATCAGACCCAGAGAAACAAGACAGCCAGCCCTCAAACATGGAGCCAAATCCAGGCAGGATTGGAGAAGATGTCCAGAATGGTGATTCTTTAAATACAGACCAAAAGTCAGATGCAGGTGATGCCAGAGCAGTGAAGAGGCCATTCATTTGTGACTCTTGTGGAAAGTATTTCAATTGGAGATGCACGCTTAAAGCCCACCGTAATCATCACACCAAACCCTTTAGCTGCCCACAGTGTGGGAAAGGTTTTGGTACGAAGACTGGGTGTAATAATCACCTCTTGGCGGTACATTCTAAAGACAAGCCCTTCAAATGCACAGATTGTGGGAAGGTGTTTGCAATGAGAAATAGTTTGGCCAAACACAGGGATTTCAACCCAACTCTGCACACCTGCACAACATGTGACAAAATCGTTCAGTGGGGAACATGCGCTAAAACGGCACAACTTCAGTGA